The following proteins come from a genomic window of Halorussus halophilus:
- a CDS encoding DUF2085 domain-containing protein: MAIKKVIGKIFRSSQVFRKYPLCHSRPDRSYCHNGRYFGLCARCTPLYLSGFFALLILQLGIWWPPDQVIGILFGIVLIIPGALDGVTQMFGNRESNNRLRTITGILMGVGVPTLIHSVFYIKG; the protein is encoded by the coding sequence ATGGCAATTAAGAAGGTCATAGGGAAAATATTCCGATCATCGCAGGTTTTTCGAAAGTACCCACTCTGTCATTCTCGTCCCGATCGTTCGTACTGTCATAATGGCCGATATTTCGGGCTCTGTGCAAGGTGTACGCCATTATACCTGTCGGGCTTTTTTGCCCTTCTCATCCTCCAATTAGGAATTTGGTGGCCTCCTGACCAAGTAATAGGAATACTATTTGGTATAGTTCTCATTATCCCTGGGGCTCTTGACGGGGTCACTCAGATGTTCGGCAACCGAGAAAGCAATAATCGGCTAAGAACAATCACTGGAATACTAATGGGCGTCGGAGTGCCTACACTCATACACAGCGTATTTTACATAAAGGGGTGA
- a CDS encoding zinc ribbon domain-containing protein, giving the protein MAGNKNSFEKELERIQNGEDTNENGPALHHKLDDNQKLAAGVIVGFLGFIVGALSSPETAGSSGVTIAAVGVIVTWMVVAETGVAFRRSISDDSDGAGSQQQQQVSIGGKNSKKGPKRVCGNCGWQNSVDNNYCHDCGEELTDGN; this is encoded by the coding sequence ATGGCAGGCAACAAAAATAGCTTCGAGAAAGAACTTGAGAGAATACAGAACGGAGAAGATACTAACGAGAATGGTCCAGCATTACACCATAAGCTCGATGATAACCAAAAATTGGCAGCGGGAGTTATCGTAGGATTTTTAGGATTTATTGTCGGCGCATTATCTTCGCCTGAAACAGCAGGATCATCGGGAGTGACAATCGCAGCAGTGGGTGTCATCGTCACTTGGATGGTTGTCGCAGAAACAGGAGTTGCGTTTCGAAGGTCAATAAGTGACGATAGTGACGGAGCTGGATCTCAGCAACAGCAACAAGTCTCTATTGGAGGAAAGAATTCGAAAAAAGGCCCTAAACGTGTTTGCGGTAACTGTGGCTGGCAAAACTCCGTGGATAATAACTACTGCCACGACTGTGGAGAAGAGCTAACTGATGGCAATTAA
- a CDS encoding AlbA family DNA-binding domain-containing protein, with product MVEIYEQEEASIGVAEIKLAKEAGRGEKTEFYAAIPEEDEDLAVTACSLANNGGGQILIGVDKTGKVIGLESGDVEDDVKDILDRDIERKLDRTYVTSSVELEKETILAIVVSDFKRYPLTADGRFYLRHQDEDVLLSPDEVCDLMRQSPVLKEK from the coding sequence ATGGTAGAGATATACGAACAAGAGGAAGCCTCTATCGGGGTAGCCGAAATCAAATTAGCAAAAGAAGCAGGTAGAGGTGAGAAAACAGAATTTTATGCAGCCATACCTGAAGAGGATGAAGATCTTGCAGTAACGGCATGCAGTCTAGCAAACAATGGTGGTGGTCAAATACTTATAGGGGTTGATAAAACTGGGAAAGTAATTGGACTGGAAAGTGGGGATGTTGAGGATGACGTAAAAGATATCCTTGACCGGGATATTGAAAGGAAACTGGATCGGACGTATGTCACATCTAGTGTGGAATTGGAAAAGGAAACAATTTTAGCAATTGTGGTCAGTGACTTCAAAAGATATCCTCTAACAGCAGATGGTAGATTTTATCTTCGTCATCAAGATGAAGACGTACTACTCTCCCCTGACGAAGTTTGCGATCTTATGAGACAGAGCCCAGTTTTGAAAGAGAAGTAA
- a CDS encoding phage NrS-1 polymerase family protein, with protein MSDSNNFHGGELRPDYKDDIPSDIRDREQWLVAKIDKNGKKPPLKPTNPTSIVDGLTFEEAIQLANEPQTNTQISNRLRSNEPTVVGFMMSSRDPFAFIDWDDVRDPQIGDMSIPDPILTAVSSLGSYTEISPSGTGMKTFVHMDDSLRELLADYGNRINLDLKTVGDLDAMPHLEIYSEKHYTTVTANIFTDPDTNQRFDRIDHGCSDLGQFIETNSADSGLSKGSDYDHTENCRESESETTVDNRESEKAEKGLSLTSIGKRSAHRCRYSSDDKNKEWIPGDWIELNGKPTVEQIRATGYALEGDFRALWEGNVSGYPTTSEADNALVSRLWYYAGDPSLVDRSFRQSQLYGIRVRHGERDTPKWDRSSYREATINSTQDNDRYDGRYLDPHA; from the coding sequence ATGTCGGACTCGAATAATTTCCACGGTGGGGAGCTACGGCCGGATTATAAAGACGATATCCCTTCCGACATCAGAGATAGGGAGCAGTGGCTCGTGGCCAAGATCGACAAAAACGGGAAGAAACCTCCCTTGAAACCCACGAACCCGACTTCGATTGTTGACGGGCTCACGTTCGAAGAAGCGATACAGCTCGCTAACGAACCACAAACAAACACCCAAATATCGAATCGACTACGGTCAAATGAACCGACCGTTGTCGGGTTTATGATGTCCTCTAGGGACCCATTCGCATTCATTGACTGGGATGACGTACGCGACCCCCAGATTGGTGATATGAGTATTCCGGATCCGATTCTTACTGCGGTGTCTAGTCTCGGTTCATATACCGAGATATCACCATCCGGTACAGGGATGAAAACATTCGTTCATATGGATGACTCGCTTCGAGAACTCCTAGCCGACTACGGGAACCGGATCAATCTCGACCTGAAGACAGTCGGGGATCTTGACGCGATGCCTCACTTAGAAATCTACTCTGAGAAACACTATACGACCGTAACAGCGAACATTTTCACTGATCCGGACACCAATCAGCGGTTCGACCGGATTGACCACGGATGTTCGGATCTCGGCCAGTTTATCGAAACTAATTCTGCAGACTCTGGTCTCTCCAAAGGGAGTGATTACGATCACACCGAGAATTGCAGAGAGTCAGAGAGTGAAACCACCGTTGACAACCGAGAGAGTGAGAAGGCCGAAAAAGGCCTTAGTTTGACTAGCATTGGTAAGAGATCGGCCCATCGCTGTCGGTATTCCAGTGACGATAAGAACAAGGAATGGATTCCAGGCGACTGGATTGAACTAAACGGTAAGCCCACTGTCGAACAAATACGGGCGACCGGCTATGCCCTTGAAGGGGACTTTCGCGCGCTGTGGGAGGGGAACGTTTCGGGGTATCCGACTACCAGCGAGGCCGATAACGCGTTAGTTAGCAGACTCTGGTATTATGCTGGTGACCCGAGTCTAGTTGATCGCTCGTTTCGTCAGTCTCAGTTATACGGTATTCGTGTTCGTCACGGAGAGCGTGACACCCCTAAGTGGGACCGGTCCTCGTACAGGGAAGCGACAATAAATTCTACCCAGGATAACGACAGATACGATGGCCGATACCTGGATCCACACGCGTAG